In the genome of Nycticebus coucang isolate mNycCou1 chromosome X, mNycCou1.pri, whole genome shotgun sequence, the window aagggtCAACCCTCAGGTCTCTTGGATACCCCGAATACGTTTTGGGGGAAATAGCTGAAAGGTTTGCTTTGGGCTCTGCTTGGCCTTGGGTGTCTCCAGGAAGAGCTGGGGGGAAGAATAAGCAGCAATAGGAGCTGTGAGTGGCTGCACAGAGGGCGATCAGCACACAGGATACTGTTTGAACCTTTTGACCAGGCCGGGAGTGGGAGGGAGGTTACATCCCAGGGCCAAGAGGGTGCCCCGTAGATATCTGGGAGTGATTTCACCACAACTTTGCTTTTCTCCTTTGCCAGGCAATAGAGCCCCTGGAGCTGAGGAAGCATCATGGCAGGTGAGTTTTTCCAGGCCCAGGCAGAGTGATGGAGGGCCATGCCCAGGGGGCCAAGGAAAAGGCACATGTCCATCCTTCAAGTCCTTCCCATCTTAACTGTCATTGTCCACTTGGCCGAGCAGCAGCTTTGACATCTCAACTCTGGCCCCATCCTGGAGCACATGCTCACCTATGGCTGTGCCCCTCTGTAGGCTGCTGCCAGAGATACCCGAGTGACAGGGCTGGGGCCTGCCTGCCTACAAGCCTGGACACCAAGAGCAGTTGCCTGATATGGGCACTAGGAAGGCCCACCTCTGAGTGAACACCAAGAGCATGTGTCACCTCTTCATTCATCCTCCAAAATCTTAGCTCAGGCTTATGTGAGCGCATAGTTCATGCCATGCTCATCAGCCGGGTGAGAGCTGGGTCTCTCCCTCTGCGGTTCAGAGACATGGGTGGCAAGCAAAGGCATTTTTGCAGGAAGTGTCTATGTCCACTTTCCAAAGGCTGAGACTCCCCATCTAGAACCTTCTACCTCCCATTCCCAGAGGCACTCTCAGGTTTATGTGTGCCCAGTCTCCTGATCCAACCCAGCCTGTCTTCTTACTAGATTGTCTTGAGCAAGACTCCAGCTTCCAGGTGATCTAGTAGCATAGGTGGCAAGTCCAGGTGGAGGGATGCCACCCTGGTAGGGTTTTATGACATTGTTTCACATGAGTGCCACCAGCATCAGTTTCAAAGGGGAATACATTCTCATGACAAGGGCTCCAAATTTCTGTTTCCAAGACAATTCAGGTCCTGGGCATTCATTCACTGATGACCACCATACTCGGCATCCCTATTCTTTTCCTGTTCCTGTGTGTCTTACTTGGTTCCCATATTCCTCCATATAACCAGGGGCCTGGGCCTTGTTATCACAGGAATGTGATAGAGCCATACGAGGCAGTCCTTCCATCCCTTTACCAAGGGCCCACGTGTGCCCTGGTTGAGAGCCTGGAGTCCTGTCTGCTCACTTGGCCTTGTTCCCTCCATGATGGTGCTTCAGTCCCTGGACAGAGCCTGGGTGGCAGGAGCCTAGGGCACCTCCCCATTCCGGTCTCAGTGCGGGCTCTCTCTTCAGTGTTTCTGGAAGCCAAGAATGCACACTCGGTCCTGAAACGATTTCCTCGTGCCAATGAATTCCTGGAGGAGCTGCGGCAAGGCACCATCGAGCGAGAGTGCATGGAGGAAATCTGCAGCTACGAGGAGGTCAAGGAGGTGTTCGAAAACAAAGAGCAAACGGCACGTACCACCTTGGGGACTGGTGCGAGCAGGCCCTGGTGTCTCAGAGGAATCAGGAGCAAGGAAGGAAAGCCCCCCCCAGCCGAAGGCGTGCCCttggggccatagagggacatAGAAAATGTCCTTATAGTACCAGCACCTGACTCTTGGGGGGCCACTTACTTGGGAGCACTGTCCTTTGCCCTTGGTGCATTCCACAGCCTCCTTGTTAGCTCTCTGAGGCCAGGCGGATGGGGAAGGGTAGGAAGCAGCAACAGGCTTTGCCCAACATGGCACCAGCCTTGCTGAATTCAGGCCTCTGGGGTCCAGTAGGAATGTGAGCTTCTAGTAAGTGACACCTCTTTTTTTGCAGATGGAGTTCTGGAAGGGGTATCCAAATGCCGTCTACTCAGTGCGAGACCCCTCGCAGAGCTCAGATGCCATGTACGTGGTGGTGCCCCTTCTGGGAGTGGCACTGCTGATTGTCATCGCCTTGTTCATCATCTGGAGGTGCCAGCTACAGAAAGCAACCCGTCATCACCCCTCCTATGCTCAGAACCGGTACCTAGCCAGTCGCGCCGGGCACAGCCTCCCCCGGGTCATGGTGTACCGGGGAACTGTGCATAGCCAGGGAGAGTCCTCTGGGCACCGCGAGGCAGGGAGCAACCCCCAGGTGGTGCTGGGGTCCAATCGGGGGGGCAGAACTACGGTCAGGCTTGAGAGCACCCTCTACCTCCCTGAACTCTCCCTTTCCAGACTATCCAGTGCCACCCCTCCCCCGTCCTACGAGGAGGTCACTGCTCCCCAGGAGAGCAGCAGTGAGGAGGCCAGTGTCTCTTACAGTGACCCGCCCCCAAAGTACGAGGAAATAGTGGCCGCCAACCCTGGCGCTGACAAGTAGTGGGATGTGTGTCTCATCCTGTGTGAAtgcctcttctattttctttttaactttttaaagactgTGCCACCACAAAACAGCCTTAGTCTCCTTGTTGCCAAATAATTCCCTAACCGTGGAGTATTAGGAAGTCAGTTGTCAGAGACAGGTGGAGAGGGTTAGGTAGGGAGCATTTATGGTCAAAGTCCACTGGGAAGCCACAATGGCCACAGTGTCCAGCTCTTCCAAATGCTCCCCCAAACCCCCACCATCTTGTCCTCCCGTAAGGGACTGGCTTCTCTTATGCCAAAGGAATCCCCCTGTTGAGTTGATTGTGGCCATAATGGCCACAGGCCCAGTTCCCCAGGATGTGGGGCTGGCTGGAGGCCTGTCTGTGTCTGGAATCCTATGTCACAGAGGTTAGGGAGAGAAGCCAGCCCTCCAGCATCCCTCTTACAAGACAGTTCTGTGCTTTCTGTCCTTGCTTACATTTTGAGGTCAGGGAAAGGATTGAgcaacaaacaaaattttaatagtAATGACAAGCAAATAAATAATGAGTACAATAGAACAAAACTCTAGAACCTGGGCCATTCATAGGAGGCCTGAGGAAATCCATCGCACAGATCTGTGACATTCCCTTCCCCCACACTCCTGGAAGGAGGATGGGGGCGTGTGAAGGATGAGGGGCAGGGTTTGGGCGGCAGAGCTACTTTCTCCATATTTACCAAGGGGCCCAATGTGACTTTGCCTTCCCCAGACCTTGGCCTTCCAGGTGTGTGTACCAGCCATGTTGAAACCACTACCCGCTGGCATGAGCCCACTTACAGCCCTGGAGCACTCTGCCGTGGGGACACTGATGCTCCTGGCCCTGCGTCTGCAGCCCATGGCCTTCCAATGGGCTGAGAAGAGCTGAAATTTTCTCCTTGTGAAGTTGATGATAGAACCTTGAGTGAACTTGGCCTACTTGGCACTGTGCTCCCTGGCTTTGAATTTTTAGGATACTTCCCTTTTTGTGAGTAGGTGCATTGACATCGAACTTTAGATGGATGATTTCTCCTTAAGGATGGTGCCCACCTGGGAGAAGATCCTAAAGTGTCCCTTTTTAAACATTCCTTGTGGGGGAGCCCATGATCTGGGGTCAAAGGCCCATCTGGAGTTTATTCTGCTAGCCTGTTTTCTGTGAGGCTTTGGACAGCAGTGGGGCAGAGGTGACCTGCCCTTTAACTAACAGTGACTGTGCAAAAGATTCTGTTGACAccacctccccccactcccctgtCCACCCTTCTGGCTTCAGTGCCAAACCATTTTTCCTCTGtggtgcttttaaaaatgtagcaAATTTTTGTGTGGCCCAATAGAGTGCACAGCCTAGGTCCGTCAGCAACCACAGCAGTTTAAAACCCATTCAGTGGACAGCTTCTTTCTGTCTAAACAGCTCCCCGAGGCAGACATCGGGACTCATTCCTTGAATGCAGCCCTGCCTCGAGGCCCCAGGTGAATTCTGGAGGCCCTTTCAGGCCTGGGGACTTGCTCCAATCTGCGTTTCTGATCCCAGTGAGGCCACCAGCTTGGACAGCTTGCTTGAGCCTGGGGCAGGATTCTCTACCCTCCCCCTGCCTAACGGGCCCAGGGAAGCTTTTATGTGCTTGAGGCACCAAGAAGCCAGGGAGGTTAGCCATTAGGAAGATTCTTCTGGAAATTAGTTGCTTGTAAAGGACCAGTCTCAGCAGAGGCCCTCAGGTGCCTCTGATTTTGAATGTCCACCTAGGGAGTAAATCACCTGCCAGTTGACGCTTtctgtcccctctcccctcctctgcaGAGCTGCAGAGATGCTGACCAGGTGGCGCTccacctttccttccttcctctttccttctcctgggCTTCTAGCACTGTACTCCTTTCCTTCCTCACAAAGGGATTTTTGGCCTATAAGGCTCCTGCTTTTTCACATTAGACACCGGGGCCCATTCCATTTGGCCATGTTGGAGAAGCTGGGGCCAGCCCTGGctctttcagtattttttcaaGCAGGGGCCCAAGCATGACCTGGTAACTGCCGAGAAACTACCCCAATGCGTCTGCTTCCCATTTAGCACAGAACCAGGCATGGCCCCACTGATCAGAGCCAAGAAATGCCTGCTGCCTTTGGCATCTGTTGTACCCTTCCCTGCCAAGCCTCCCAATAGCTTGAGGCTGGGGGGTGGTGGGAGATGGTGGAAGCCTGGGGACTAGCCCAGGGAGGGCAGCTCATGTCCTTTAAGGGCTGGGACAAGCAACAGGGAGAGCCAGAGGCAGTTCCTTAAGACCCGTGGTCCTCAGTCCAGGTGCTTCACGGTGTCCTTCCGGGTGGGGCTGTGCTACAGTGTCTGGCGGGTTTGCCGCGTCCTGTAGGAAGCAGGCTGGACAGCACACAATCAGCGTCACTCCTTGAGGTGCACACTTGGCTTGTATGGATGCCCTGTACATATCTTTTCAACCTGTGTCTTCGTACGGCTGTGGGTTTGATACAATTCTAACTCTCCAGTAaccacatttttgttgtttttggactcggtgtgtatgtatgtgaacACATGTGCACGTTGCCTTTTCTCATTGCTTATCTGAGACAGTAGCCGCGTGCGGCTATACTTGTACCAGGAGGGATCCAGTCTGAAGAGAGGAATGTCCCCTCCTGAGGCTGGGCACCTGATGACAGGGCCCTGAGCGAGGAAAGCTAAGATTAGCTATTGGAGCACGCCTCCCCCCCGCAGCCCCGCCAAAGTCGCCACCTTCTGACCCCTCACGAAAGGCTTTGGGGGAAGACACACAGCTCCATTCTGTGGCCGTCCACTCTTCGGGCCCCGCGCCCACGCCCTTTTGGCACAGTGCCCTCCATCTGGGCTCCTGGTCTGTGGGCATCAACAGCTGAAAGAAATCTGAGCCCTCCTgggcatattttttctttttgtggaaagATGTGTGACTACTGACTTTGGGTACGGTGGGGCTAgttatttagatatttttaattaaaaaaaaaagaaaaggctttaaaaaatacCTTGAAATACGACTCACCTGTTTTCGACCAAaaactttttaagattttttaaaacaagaatcaaaatcctgtcccttccctgctcccctTCACCTTGGGTTTTCAAAATGAAAGCACAAGTGCAAGAGTGGGGTGCACAGGTGCCCAGCATGTGCACACCACATGCACAGCTGCGTCACACCCTGGCTGAGGGACATGTGATGCTGAGCAGTGTGACCCAGGAGACCGGGGACCTCTTCTACTTGTCTATCCCACTGCCGTTAGTGTGAATTCCTTAGGGTGCTTTGGAAAAGAGGAATGTGCCTGACTTGGTGGGCATTGCCTTTTTGGTAGCCGAGTGTGAGGAATTCAGGATGGGAAAGTGTCTTTTTGTTAACTAGTTGGGTGCAGATGCTTCCTCTCTCCCACTTGGATGGAGATTCCCAACCCCCAGCCAGAGTTGATCTTTTGACAACCAAATAGCATCCCATGAGAACAGAAACAAATCAACACCGCTTCTAGATTGTTCTTTggtctgagagagagagagagatcatggAGAGAGGCTCTCTCACTCACACAGGCTCTGATTTGTAGGAGCAAGAGTGTGCTGTCTCCTGTGTACTCTCATGGTCAAGGCTGAGATGGAGAGCTTGGCGGCAAAGCTGCCTGTCTAGGCCACTTTTCAGATTGACAAGTAATGAAGCTCCATTTCAGGATTTCACTGACTCTGAAACAAGCACATCCtcccccactgcactctactaatACTAATCACTATAATTAGCTAATTTAAAAGTACTGTAATCAGACTGCTGGCAACTACAGTAAAAGCCCATTAATTTGAAGCCCACTAATTCAAAACATAGAGAAAACCACAACTTAAGATAATTCACAGTAGCTGGGATTCTTGCTATATAAAAACATTCTTCCCGTTAGTCCATTTTCAGGGTCTTCTGTGTATGAGGAATCCAGTTAAAAATGAGTCCTTTTTTCGATTAAAAGGCTCTAGACATTAAGGATCCCGTCACCGTGCCTTCCGCTTTAGGGTTCAGCACTTCTTGTACGTTTGGGTTGATCTTTTGTTCTCTCTCTGTTGAGGGGATGGTGGGTATCGCAACCTTTCACTCTGCTCCTTTACTTCTCCTGTGGTAACGTACTTAGTGACCTAGACTGCAGTATAAAGTAAGACACGTTGTGCATCTTTCTAAATATTGTGTATAGCAGATGCTTCGCTATCAGACTGGCTGCTCCCATCGTTTGCCCCCAAATGTTCTAACTTCGGGAGCTTTTCCTTTCAGAGGCTATGGGTGGCAAGTGTCTCTCTAGCAAGAATCTCTCTGACAATGAGCTCCAAACAACACACCCCCGCCTCACAG includes:
- the PRRG3 gene encoding transmembrane gamma-carboxyglutamic acid protein 3 — encoded protein: MAVFLEAKNAHSVLKRFPRANEFLEELRQGTIERECMEEICSYEEVKEVFENKEQTMEFWKGYPNAVYSVRDPSQSSDAMYVVVPLLGVALLIVIALFIIWRCQLQKATRHHPSYAQNRYLASRAGHSLPRVMVYRGTVHSQGESSGHREAGSNPQVVLGSNRGGRTTVRLESTLYLPELSLSRLSSATPPPSYEEVTAPQESSSEEASVSYSDPPPKYEEIVAANPGADK